In Nicotiana tabacum cultivar K326 chromosome 19, ASM71507v2, whole genome shotgun sequence, one DNA window encodes the following:
- the LOC107813738 gene encoding uncharacterized protein LOC107813738, whose protein sequence is MTSNIAESLNAVTKDARDLPVVELSEYMRTLLESWTNKKLLNAKGTFTYFGKKYNKELEDNRTLSQKMRVRASIDYTYTVIDGVKRFIICLQNKRCSCGQFQLDELPCAHALAALRHRNESYKNYYFPYYTRESLLQTYEIPVDPLPDESK, encoded by the exons ATGACATCAAATATTGCAGAATCATTGAATGCGGTAACCAAAGATGCAAGAGATCTGCCAGTAGTAGAACTATCAGAGTACATGAGGACTCTTCTTGAAAGTTGGACTAATAAAAAGTTATTGAATGCAAAGGGTACGTTCACATACTTTGggaaaaaatacaacaaagagttgGAGGACAACAGGACATTATCGCAGAAGATGAGA GTGAGGGCTTCAATAGATTACACCTATACTGTGATAGATGGTGTGAAGCGCTTCATTATTTGCCTTCAAAATAAGAGATGTAGTTGTGGACAATTTCAGCTTGATGAACTTCCTTGTGCACATGCTTTGGCGGCTTTGAGGCACAGGAACGAGTCTTATAAAAACTATTATTTTCCTTATTACACGAGGGAGAGCCTTCTGCAGACTTATGAAATACCAGTAGACCCGCTGCCTGACGAAAGCAAATAA
- the LOC107813739 gene encoding uncharacterized protein LOC107813739, whose product MVQLSSNCYTIEKVSRTVKLIDMQTSPPIVEYESIIITEHTPNVIEVGQVYQDKQIIVSAMKHYSIMNKFQFRVKRSSARSYCLVCVGDNCTWHFKSTSINESALFKVRKFNRLHTCSLMDNTDIQRKPTAMVVGSMVMPKYADPKTIYTPKNIQTDMLSDHGVNLKYMQAWRAKDKALEFLRGHPADSYSRLPSYLYILEKTYPGSVVKLQKTEDDCFLYSFIALSTSIRSWEHCRPVVVVDGTFLKSAYRRIMLIASTMDAAGSILPLAYTVVDSEDDASWR is encoded by the exons ATGGTACAATTGTCAAGCAATTGTTACACAATTGAAAAAGTTTCAAGAACAGTGAAGTTGATTGATATGCAAACATCTCCGCCAATTGTGGAATATGAAAGTATCATCATAACAGAACATACGCCAAATGTAATTGAAGTAGGCCAAGTTTACCAAGACAAGCAAATAATTGTCAGTGCAATGAAGCACTATTCTATCATGAATAAGTTTCAATTTAGGGTGAAAAGGTCTAGTGCAAGAAG CTACTGCCTCGTATGTGTTGGTGACAATTGTACGTGGCACTTCAAGTCCACCAGCATAAATGAATCAGCATTGTTCAAGGTTCGAAAATTCAACAGATTACACACATGCTCTTTGATGGACAATACAGACATACAACGCAAACCTACTGCCATGGTAGTTGGCAGTATGGTGATGCCAAAATATGCGGATCCTAAGACAATATACACACCAAAAAACATACAAACTGACATGTTGTCGGATCATGGTGTGAACTTAAAATACATGCAAGCTTGGAGAGCAAAGGATAAGGCTTTGGAATTTTTGAGAGGTCATCCTGCTGATTCCTACAGTCGTTTGCCGAGTTATTTGTATATTCTGGAGAAGACTTATCCTGGGTCGGTAGTAAAATTGCAGAAGACTGAAGATGACTGTTTCTTGTATTCATTTATTGCACTTAGTACGTCCATCAGGAGTTGGGAGCATTGTAGGCCAGTTGTAGTAGTTGATGGCACCTTCTTGAAGTCGGCATATAGGAGAATCATGCTAATAGCTAGCACAATGGATGCAGCAG GTAGCATACTACCACTAGCATACACCGTTGTTGATTCAGAAGATGACGCATCATGGAGGTGA